A segment of the Pirellulales bacterium genome:
ACGGCGCCGCCGAGTTCATGTGCGTCAGCACCGGAAGCAATGCTCCGGTACGTGGATGATTTTCCAGCACGCCGTGGTCCTTGCCATAGACACCACCATAAACGGCATGGATTAGACCATCCCGTTGGCCATTTCCAGGATGCACCAGGAATGTCGCTGACAGAATTCGCTCCCCTGCTGGCGTAAAGACAACATCAACAGGATTGTCCATGCCGCCAGTCATGACCGGCTCCAGCCCTGTGCCATCGGGCCGACAGCGAAAAATGTGCGAGGCACGGGACTTCCACTCGCGCCCGTTGACGTGATGCACTTGTTCGGCGAATGCCCCCTTGCACCAGTAGACCCAACCATCGGGGCCTAGATACGGGCCGTGCAAATCATTTGCGCATCCTGTCAGAGTTTTGCCCTGATACCACTCCACACGATCATCCGCAACACCGTCGTCATTTGTATCAGTGAGCTTCCAGATACTCGGCGGTGCAGATACGTACAGAGCACCCTCGTAATACATCGTTCCTTCCGGATACATCATTCGATCGGCAAACACAGTGCTGCGATCGAAGCATCCATCTTCGTTCGTGTCCTCCAGTCGCACGATACGGTGCGGTCGCTCTTTAAGTTGTTTCTGTACAGGATCATTCGAGCCAGATGAGTCAGCGACATATAGTCGGCCCTGGTCGTCAAACGCCGCAGTAATTGGCCGCTCTACCAATGGTGGGCCCGCAACCAAGTTGATTGAAAAGCCATCGAGTATCTTGAATGACGACGTTGTGGTTGATGGCTCGCCGGCAAAGATACTGCTAGCCACTGCCAACAGTGACGCTGCGAATGTTAACGCCAGTGGACGAAGTGCCATCGACATGTCCGATTACTCACCTACTTATGCCACGCCTGTACATTGATGCTTGGCGATCTGAGCGCACGCTGTCACGTTACATTCCCTCAATCGGCCAGCTCGAAGTTCTTTGTAATTTCACCGTGCTGCGAATCAACGATAAATTCAAGACTCGTCCTTTTGTTATATTTATCAGGAAGATATTGTTCACGCTGGGCGTCATTCGGGATGCTTCGAGCGCCAGGGGCATTTGTTTTAGGAGTGCCGGAAGCTAGGCGGTACGCTTCGATCTGGATCTTGTGCGTTCCAACGGGAACTCCTCCGCGGGATTCGACTCTGTATTTACCGTCGGCGATCGTAGCCGCGACGGTCGAACCGGGAACATTGTCGTTGGGTGTGAAGCGGATGATTCCGTGCGGAATCGCTTTGCCATTGTGCGAAATCATTCCCGAGACAATGACGCGCTCTGGCCCACCCTTGCTGCAGCCATCCCATGAGGCTGTCGCAATCGCACACCATACACAGAGTGCAGCGCGTGTGGAGAGTCGATATCGAATTACGGTCAATATCATTCGAATTATTCCGGAGCAGAGGCAGCTTCTCCAGCGGAACGCGTGGTTAAGGCGTGCAGCAAACTCGGCGGCTGGCCCGCCGGCCGATCTCCCGAGGAAATATTTTCCGACAGCAATCGCACGCTTCCATCGGCCAACAAGAAGTAGCAACCTCCGCGATGGAAGCTGGCGAACCCAGCGCTGTACAGGCTGTAAAGGGTTGGTGGATTCCAGGCGGGATAGGCGCCGCCGGTGGCAGTAAACGGTCCATTAATTCCATCGCGAGTATCGAGAACATTGCTGGAGACCCAAAAATGCCCCACATGCGTTCCGGCCCCCGCCCCAGTCACTTCTCCGACCATCAGTGTTTTGCTGGTGCCATCCAGGACATCTTTGATTTTACAGCGACCGTTGGTGCCGAACATTCCATCCACCTCAGGAAATTGCCGCAAGTCGTAACCGTTGGAATTCGCATTGACGCTATCTGCAACCCCACACATATCCGAAAGCGCCGAATCTTCTTTCGCGGGGTGTCCAGGCCAAGGAAACGATGATGTGTCGACCAGCTCATCACGCGCGGGGTCCGTCGGGCATAGATAGGTTGATATTTTCATGGCGTTGGCGACGCGATTGTTCTCCGTGGAGAAGTAGTGCTGAGGGTAGCGCATGTCGAACATACTGAAGATTTGTTGCTCTTCAATATATGGCAATATATAGGTCGACCAGCCCCAGTAAACAGGTGCGCGTGGTTTCGTGCGAGGGTCGTCCATTCCGGTGGGAAAGCACTTCTTCGCAGCGTGGTAGTTGTGCAATCCGAGGCCGACTTGCTTAAAATTGTTTGCGCAGTGCGATCGTCGCGCCGCCTCGCGCGCCGCTTGAACCGCCGGCAGCAAGAGCGCGATCAAGATGCCGATGATCGCGATCACGACTAACAGCTCAACCAACGTAAATCCTAGCCGTTTAACAGGCATGACGATGTCTCCATGGTAATACAGGCCGACATGAGCATACAGCGTGTTGAGATTGCCGCGTCACCAACATAACGACGCTACCTCCAATGACAATAAGCGTAATGGCCGTTGGTTCCGGCACGTACACGTTTCCTTGGCTTTGAATTGTTGGATAGTGCGTCTGCCAAACGACGAAGTCCGCCCCATCGACATCGCTATCGCCGTCCGCATCGCCGGTGGCCAGAGTGGCGCCAGCGGCCATAGGAAAGTGAGTTTGCCAGACGACGAAATCTGCCCCATCAACATCACCATCACGATCGAGGTCACCCAAAACATCATCGAGGTAAATATCTGGAATAGGATTCGCATTATTCCAAAAGCGAAATAGGTCTCCCGTGCCTCCGTCTAATTTAAGATCCAGTCGATAAAGTGTACCGCCGTCTCCGCTTAGATGCTCTAGATTAATTAATTCCACTAAGCCGCTGTCACGACTAAGCCGCAGCAACGAATTAAATCCGGAGACACCAAAGTCGAAATCGATCCGAAACCACTCCGCCGACGCCGATGCTGGATCCCCTGCGCCATTCGGAGAGAAATAGCTTCCCGTTGCGCCGTTAACGATCATAAAAGTCAATCCGTTGACGAATGTGGTGGCGTCACCGCCGTTTGGCAACAGAGGCGCAAAGTAGCCTATCAACACATCACTGAAACTATTCGGATTCGATGTGTTCAGATTTCCCCGCTGTGTAATGGAAGTGATATAGTCGATTTTGCTGCCGGTGCTTTGACTACCTGCGGACCACATCGAAACTCCAGCAGGTTGCGAAAGTAGCGTCCCATTTAGCTTTCCCGGAATGAGTCGGATATCGGTGCTTATTAATCGTACGAGCGCGGGACCGAGATTACGGCTTTCCCGATTTGCTTCGGCGACATAGTCGAATACGGGTGTCTTGGCTCCTGCCGCATTGAACATTACAGGAACGTAATTCGCCGTATCTTGCGTGTATTTCCAGCCGGATACGAATGTGTATCCGAACGCCCAACTTGCGAATTGATTCCAGCGGACGAAAGACTCGCTCGGCAAGACCTGGGTATAGTCCCAACGATGTAAATTTA
Coding sequences within it:
- a CDS encoding DUF1559 domain-containing protein, with the translated sequence MPVKRLGFTLVELLVVIAIIGILIALLLPAVQAAREAARRSHCANNFKQVGLGLHNYHAAKKCFPTGMDDPRTKPRAPVYWGWSTYILPYIEEQQIFSMFDMRYPQHYFSTENNRVANAMKISTYLCPTDPARDELVDTSSFPWPGHPAKEDSALSDMCGVADSVNANSNGYDLRQFPEVDGMFGTNGRCKIKDVLDGTSKTLMVGEVTGAGAGTHVGHFWVSSNVLDTRDGINGPFTATGGAYPAWNPPTLYSLYSAGFASFHRGGCYFLLADGSVRLLSENISSGDRPAGQPPSLLHALTTRSAGEAASAPE